A single region of the Alteriqipengyuania flavescens genome encodes:
- a CDS encoding aldehyde dehydrogenase family protein, with protein sequence MPTAYKNLIDGEMIETADTLDVVNPANEEIIGVVPACGRDELDRAVAAARRAFKTWSKTPIEERRQAVQAVAKIISDNHEELYRLLTSEQGKPHGQAKGEILGAAYMTGNQATLELEDEINEDSDTRLSRTRRVPVGVVGGIVPWNFPVMMAMQKIAPAMLSGCTIVLKPSPFTPLATLRLAELIKDAVPAGVVNIITGEDALGPMITGHPDIDKITFTGSTATGKKIMEGASADLKRITLELGGNDAAIVLPDADVEKVAEKLFWSSFSNAGQVCIASKRIYIHEDIYDELSAAIAEYAKGVTVGDGSQQGTGVGPIQNRKQFERVCELIQDAKDNGYKFLVGGDTDPSGSGYYVPITILDNPPEDARIVAEEQFGPVMPLMKFSTEEEVLERANNSEYGLAGSVWTRDTDRGVKLAEQMETGTVWINESQHLSPFAPFGGHKQSGFGAEYGKEGLLEFTYPQVITVNRKAMA encoded by the coding sequence ATGCCCACTGCCTACAAGAACCTGATCGACGGCGAGATGATCGAGACCGCCGACACGCTGGATGTCGTGAACCCCGCGAACGAGGAAATCATCGGCGTGGTGCCTGCCTGCGGCAGGGACGAGCTCGACCGCGCGGTCGCCGCCGCGCGCCGGGCGTTCAAGACATGGTCGAAGACGCCGATCGAGGAACGGCGCCAAGCTGTGCAGGCCGTCGCCAAGATCATCTCCGACAATCACGAGGAGCTCTATCGCCTCCTGACCAGCGAGCAGGGCAAGCCGCATGGCCAGGCCAAAGGCGAAATCCTCGGTGCCGCCTACATGACCGGCAACCAGGCCACGCTGGAGCTGGAAGACGAGATCAACGAGGACAGCGACACCCGCCTGTCGCGCACACGCCGGGTGCCGGTGGGCGTGGTCGGCGGCATCGTGCCGTGGAACTTCCCGGTGATGATGGCGATGCAGAAGATCGCGCCGGCCATGCTGTCGGGCTGCACCATCGTGCTGAAGCCCAGCCCCTTCACCCCGCTCGCCACGCTTCGTCTGGCGGAGCTGATCAAGGATGCGGTGCCTGCTGGCGTCGTCAACATCATCACCGGCGAGGATGCGCTCGGCCCGATGATCACCGGCCACCCGGACATCGACAAGATCACCTTCACCGGCTCCACCGCGACCGGCAAGAAGATCATGGAAGGCGCGAGCGCGGACCTGAAGCGCATCACGCTGGAACTGGGCGGCAACGATGCAGCCATCGTTCTGCCCGATGCCGACGTGGAAAAGGTCGCCGAAAAGCTCTTCTGGTCGAGCTTTTCCAACGCCGGCCAGGTCTGCATCGCATCCAAGCGGATCTACATCCACGAGGATATCTACGACGAGCTGTCTGCCGCCATCGCGGAGTATGCGAAAGGCGTGACCGTGGGCGACGGATCGCAGCAGGGCACCGGCGTCGGTCCGATCCAGAACAGGAAACAGTTCGAACGGGTGTGCGAGCTGATCCAGGATGCCAAGGACAACGGCTACAAGTTCCTGGTCGGCGGGGACACCGATCCTTCAGGCTCCGGCTATTACGTGCCGATCACCATCCTCGACAACCCGCCCGAAGACGCGCGGATCGTGGCGGAAGAGCAGTTCGGCCCGGTCATGCCGTTGATGAAGTTCTCGACCGAGGAAGAGGTGCTGGAGCGGGCCAACAACTCCGAATACGGCCTCGCCGGGTCGGTGTGGACGCGCGACACGGATCGCGGCGTGAAGCTGGCCGAGCAGATGGAAACTGGCACGGTCTGGATCAACGAGAGCCAGCACCTGTCGCCTTTCGCTCCGTTCGGCGGGCACAAGCAATCGGGCTTCGGCGCGGAATACGGCAAGGAAGGCTTGCTCGAATTCACCTATCCGCAGGTGATCACCGTTAACAGGAAGGCAATGGCCTAG
- a CDS encoding dienelactone hydrolase family protein has product MCDRDLLARWAMDRRKFGAGAALAGGAVGLSACTTYGGGDTGRLAERSVSFAIGDDTMDAFFVHPADSESPAVIMWPDIAGLRDAKRAMARRLAGEGYAVLVLNPYYQSVSGEQFADFAAFVEQDGFEKVKPWRDQLTAGSVQRTARAAAGWLMERSAVDGARGMGTQGYCMGGPFTIWSAAAVPGIREAASFHGGGLVRDAENSPHTMLRGDANYLIAIAQDDDAENPDHKAILRSAMADTGAAGLVDVFAGDHGWTVPDSPAYDRAAAERANALLLETYASAL; this is encoded by the coding sequence ATGTGCGATCGCGATTTGCTGGCAAGATGGGCGATGGATCGCCGCAAGTTCGGGGCAGGGGCCGCTCTCGCCGGCGGGGCCGTGGGCCTGTCCGCCTGCACAACCTATGGCGGCGGCGATACCGGCAGGCTTGCAGAACGCAGCGTATCGTTCGCTATCGGCGACGACACGATGGACGCCTTCTTCGTCCATCCCGCCGACAGCGAATCGCCGGCGGTCATCATGTGGCCGGATATCGCCGGGCTGCGCGATGCGAAGCGCGCCATGGCGCGGCGGCTGGCGGGCGAGGGCTATGCCGTGCTCGTCCTCAACCCTTATTACCAGAGCGTTTCGGGCGAACAATTCGCCGATTTCGCGGCTTTCGTCGAGCAGGACGGCTTCGAAAAGGTGAAGCCCTGGCGCGACCAGCTGACTGCCGGAAGCGTGCAGCGCACCGCGCGCGCCGCAGCCGGCTGGCTGATGGAGCGGTCGGCGGTTGATGGCGCGCGCGGAATGGGCACGCAGGGCTATTGCATGGGCGGTCCGTTCACGATCTGGAGCGCCGCGGCAGTGCCCGGCATTCGCGAGGCCGCCAGTTTCCATGGCGGCGGCCTTGTTCGGGACGCGGAGAACAGCCCGCACACAATGCTGCGCGGGGATGCGAATTATCTCATCGCCATCGCGCAGGATGACGATGCGGAAAATCCCGATCACAAGGCGATCCTGCGCAGCGCGATGGCCGACACCGGTGCCGCAGGACTGGTCGACGTATTTGCAGGCGACCACGGGTGGACCGTGCCAGACTCGCCGGCATACGACCGCGCCGCGGCAGAACGTGCCAATGCCCTGTTGCTGGAGACCTACGCCAGCGCGTTGTAG
- a CDS encoding complex I NDUFA9 subunit family protein, with protein sequence MATRNPLNGKLVTLIGGSGFFGTHIAQALLERGARVRIASRSPQSAFKLKAMANLGQTQFTRCDVTNEASLRHAVADAHGVVYLVGAFSGNLDALMRDGAGDAARFAHEAGASSFVQVSALGVDADSDVDYSRTKAQGEELVREAFPKATIVRPSIIFGEDDNFLNMFANLIQGFPALPVFGPDAQMQVVNVDDAAEAVANALADPGKHGGKTYELAGPEVLTMAEINRMIADAQNRDRTFIELPDFVSRNFAKFTGWLPFAPMTMDQWKLLKRGSVASGDFPGIEKLGVTPRPLSLFLDRWMTTFRKHGRFGKASASRPTATGGGTIGT encoded by the coding sequence ATGGCAACGCGCAATCCTTTGAACGGCAAGCTCGTCACGCTGATCGGCGGGAGCGGCTTTTTCGGCACCCATATCGCCCAGGCACTGCTGGAGCGCGGGGCGCGGGTGCGCATCGCCAGCCGGTCGCCGCAAAGCGCCTTCAAGCTGAAGGCGATGGCGAACCTGGGGCAGACCCAGTTCACGCGCTGCGACGTCACTAACGAGGCGAGCCTGCGCCACGCCGTCGCCGATGCGCACGGCGTGGTCTATCTCGTCGGTGCCTTCAGCGGCAATCTTGACGCGCTGATGCGCGATGGCGCGGGCGATGCGGCGCGCTTCGCTCACGAGGCCGGCGCCAGCAGCTTCGTGCAGGTCAGCGCGCTCGGCGTCGATGCCGATTCCGATGTCGATTATTCACGCACCAAGGCGCAGGGCGAGGAACTGGTCCGGGAGGCTTTCCCGAAAGCGACCATCGTCCGCCCGTCGATCATTTTCGGCGAGGACGACAATTTCCTGAATATGTTCGCCAACTTGATACAGGGCTTCCCGGCCCTTCCGGTCTTCGGGCCGGATGCGCAGATGCAGGTCGTGAATGTCGACGACGCGGCAGAGGCGGTCGCCAATGCGCTGGCAGACCCCGGCAAGCATGGCGGCAAGACTTACGAGCTGGCCGGCCCGGAGGTCCTCACCATGGCCGAGATCAACCGCATGATCGCCGATGCGCAGAACCGCGACCGGACCTTCATCGAATTGCCCGACTTCGTCAGCCGCAACTTTGCCAAGTTCACCGGCTGGCTTCCGTTTGCGCCGATGACGATGGACCAGTGGAAGCTGCTGAAGCGGGGCAGCGTGGCGAGTGGCGATTTCCCGGGGATCGAGAAGCTGGGCGTGACTCCGCGGCCATTGTCGCTGTTCCTCGACCGCTGGATGACGACCTTCCGCAAGCATGGCCGCTTCGGCAAGGCCAGCGCATCGCGTCCCACCGCCACGGGCGGCGGGACGATCGGCACCTGA
- a CDS encoding helix-turn-helix transcriptional regulator, which produces MDRLITINEFCDRFGVGRSTAYRENQAGRLPFRKIGRATRIAECDAQKWFEQLPARG; this is translated from the coding sequence ATGGACAGGCTCATCACCATCAACGAATTTTGCGACCGCTTCGGCGTGGGCCGCTCCACGGCCTACCGCGAGAACCAGGCGGGACGCTTGCCCTTCCGCAAGATCGGTCGCGCAACGCGCATCGCCGAGTGCGATGCGCAGAAGTGGTTCGAGCAGCTGCCCGCGCGCGGCTGA
- a CDS encoding DEAD/DEAH box helicase yields MASALRKLLDQYRDVAQTEREKGTYFERLALVFLKNDPGMKQEYEDAWEYGTWAANHGLSKTDNGIDVVAKIRGEDSFCAIQCKFYREGGNIPKAEVDKFLSTLGAMGRHFSRGLIIETTGRPFSANATALFDDLNVTTIGLDRLEESTINWEAYFVDGEIKVDPPKKLRQHQEEALRDVKAGLAEADRGKLIMACGTGKTFTGLKIAEDMVGAGGNVLVLLPSLALVNQTIREWTIDSQTPLRSFAVCSDAQVGKRKKGGQDDVAEVELHDLDYPVTTNAANLASRSSYDASDRMTVVFSTYQSIQVISEAQKLHSLPEFDLIICDEAHRTTGATLAGEDESNFVKVHNQDYIAARKRLYMTATPRVFGEAVKAKASEASAELASMDDEALYGETLFTRGFGWAVENQLLTDYKVIVLAVDEEMVSASVQNRLKDADSSLVLDDATKIIGCYKALIKSGLAEEVQTDPQPMQRALAFCKDIASSKLIQTEFRNVIEEYLASDEGQEALGDATLLTTELQHVDGTMGAKERANKLDWLKETHGDAICRILSNARCMSEGVDVPALDAILFMHPRKSQIDVVQSVGRVMRRAPGKNMGYVILPIGVPAGMTPEEALADNERYRVVWQILNALRSHDERFDAQLNQADLGVDISHKIEVVAVSNKLSTRSTAKPKTGIGDGSGGGEDDTNDGDSKPKADNPFQTGFVFDEFSRAIMAKIVKKCGRRDYWENWAGDIAKIAETHISRIKGIISREGSPERKAFDAFLAEIRDDLNPEVSEEEAIEMLAQHLITRPVFDALFESYDFAANNPVSRSMQGVLKALDEHRLDKEAESLDRFYASVQRRAQGIDNAEAKQKIVVELYDKFFRNAFPRMTERLGIVYTPVEVVDFIIHSVNEVLQSEFGQTLGSKGVHILDPFTGTGTFITRLLQSGLIKPEELEHKYKHEIHANEIVLLAYYIAAINIEAVYHSQSGGDYAPFEGICLTDTFQMGEQQADLLAEIFPVNSDRRTRQMELPVRVIVGNPPYSIGQGSANDNAGNASYQKLDDKIEATYVARSNATLSRGLYDSYVRAIRWASDRIGDAGVVGYISGSGFAEKPAMDGLRKTLAEEFLSIHVLNLRGDIRKNMLSKGRAKEGQNVFGSGSMTGNAITIFVKNPSGAECGQIYYHDIGDDLSTEEKLKRIARFRSIEGIRQARQWEQITPDEHGDWLGQRDRSFDAFIRIGDKKGGDPAIFENFSLGVVSNRDSWAYNFSRDALSANMGAMIGCYNREVERFDAAHPNLDRKSRGDATDDFVENDPTKISWTRGLKGELAKGKLFAFDDAALTLSLYRPFTSQWQYYDRTFNEMVLQMPRIFPLQTVAKNRVIQAAGIGARSGFSALMSNSIPALDTIEKGQCYPRFLYDEQAQESEDDLFANGGEAGLKRRDALTDEGVAHFQAAYPGETITKDDLFYYVYGLLHSEGYRSRFSDNLSKELPRIPAVKKAVDFWAFTEAGRTLGDLHCDYETAEPFPVTFAQGALELAHIPDPKKFFRVEKMKFHKVRNKDGKLEPDKTTVIYNSNITITGIPLEAYDYVVNGKAALDWVMERQCVKTDAKSGIVNDANRYAIETVGDPAYPLKLFQRVITVSLETMKIVRNLPKLEID; encoded by the coding sequence ATGGCATCCGCACTTCGTAAGCTGCTCGATCAATACCGCGATGTCGCCCAGACAGAGCGCGAGAAGGGCACATACTTCGAACGGCTTGCGCTGGTCTTTCTCAAGAACGATCCTGGCATGAAGCAGGAATACGAGGATGCCTGGGAATACGGCACCTGGGCAGCCAACCACGGTTTGTCGAAGACTGATAACGGCATCGACGTCGTTGCCAAGATCAGGGGCGAAGACAGCTTCTGCGCCATCCAGTGCAAGTTCTATCGCGAAGGCGGGAACATCCCCAAGGCAGAGGTGGACAAGTTCCTCTCCACACTAGGGGCAATGGGCAGGCATTTTTCACGCGGCTTGATCATCGAGACGACTGGCAGGCCCTTCAGCGCAAATGCGACGGCTTTGTTCGATGATCTGAACGTCACGACCATCGGCTTGGACCGGCTGGAAGAAAGCACCATCAACTGGGAAGCCTACTTCGTCGATGGTGAGATCAAGGTCGATCCGCCGAAGAAGCTTAGGCAGCACCAGGAAGAAGCTCTCCGCGACGTAAAGGCCGGTCTCGCTGAAGCCGATCGCGGCAAGCTGATCATGGCCTGCGGCACCGGTAAGACATTCACTGGCCTCAAGATCGCAGAAGACATGGTCGGCGCTGGCGGCAATGTCCTCGTGTTGTTGCCATCGCTTGCGCTGGTCAACCAGACCATCCGTGAATGGACGATCGACAGCCAGACTCCTCTTCGCTCCTTCGCGGTCTGTTCGGACGCTCAGGTCGGCAAGCGCAAGAAGGGCGGACAAGACGACGTGGCAGAGGTCGAGCTGCATGACCTCGACTATCCTGTCACTACCAATGCCGCCAACCTGGCCAGCCGGTCATCCTACGACGCCAGTGACCGCATGACGGTGGTCTTTTCGACCTACCAGAGCATCCAAGTGATCAGTGAAGCGCAAAAGCTGCACAGCCTTCCCGAGTTCGATCTGATCATCTGCGATGAGGCGCACCGGACGACTGGCGCGACCCTGGCTGGCGAGGACGAGAGCAACTTCGTCAAAGTCCACAACCAGGACTACATCGCTGCTAGGAAGCGCCTCTACATGACAGCAACCCCTCGGGTGTTTGGCGAGGCGGTCAAGGCCAAGGCTAGCGAGGCATCCGCTGAGCTGGCGTCGATGGATGACGAAGCGCTCTATGGCGAGACGCTCTTCACGCGTGGCTTCGGCTGGGCGGTCGAGAACCAGCTGCTGACCGACTACAAGGTCATTGTGCTGGCCGTGGACGAAGAGATGGTAAGCGCCAGCGTGCAGAACCGCCTCAAGGACGCTGACAGCTCACTGGTCCTGGACGACGCCACCAAGATCATCGGATGCTACAAGGCGCTCATCAAGTCTGGTTTGGCCGAGGAGGTGCAAACCGATCCGCAGCCGATGCAGCGGGCACTTGCCTTCTGCAAGGACATCGCCTCGTCAAAGCTGATCCAGACCGAGTTCCGCAACGTCATCGAGGAGTATCTCGCTAGCGACGAGGGGCAGGAGGCGCTGGGCGACGCGACGCTGCTAACCACCGAGTTGCAGCACGTTGACGGCACCATGGGTGCCAAGGAGCGCGCCAACAAGCTCGATTGGCTGAAGGAAACCCACGGCGATGCCATCTGCCGCATACTGAGCAATGCGCGCTGTATGTCTGAAGGCGTGGACGTGCCCGCCCTCGACGCGATCCTTTTCATGCATCCGCGCAAGAGCCAGATCGACGTGGTGCAATCCGTGGGGCGCGTCATGCGCCGCGCGCCTGGCAAGAATATGGGTTACGTCATTCTGCCCATCGGCGTGCCAGCCGGGATGACCCCGGAAGAGGCGCTGGCGGATAACGAGCGTTACCGCGTCGTCTGGCAAATCTTGAACGCTCTGCGATCTCACGACGAGCGGTTCGACGCACAGCTCAACCAAGCCGATCTGGGCGTGGACATCAGCCACAAGATTGAAGTGGTGGCAGTCAGCAACAAGCTTTCCACCCGATCGACCGCCAAGCCCAAAACCGGAATCGGTGATGGCAGCGGCGGTGGCGAGGATGACACGAACGACGGTGACAGCAAGCCGAAGGCTGACAATCCGTTCCAGACCGGCTTCGTGTTCGACGAGTTCTCCCGCGCCATCATGGCGAAGATCGTCAAGAAGTGCGGACGACGTGACTATTGGGAGAACTGGGCGGGCGACATCGCCAAAATTGCCGAAACCCACATCAGCCGCATCAAGGGTATCATCTCAAGAGAAGGAAGCCCCGAAAGGAAAGCATTCGACGCATTCCTCGCTGAAATCCGCGACGACCTGAACCCCGAGGTGAGCGAGGAGGAGGCCATCGAGATGCTGGCCCAGCACCTCATCACGCGCCCGGTCTTCGACGCGTTGTTTGAGAGCTATGACTTCGCTGCCAACAATCCCGTCTCTCGTTCAATGCAAGGCGTGCTGAAGGCCCTCGACGAGCATCGACTGGATAAGGAGGCCGAGAGCCTCGATCGCTTCTATGCGAGTGTTCAGCGGCGTGCTCAGGGCATCGACAATGCCGAGGCCAAGCAGAAGATCGTGGTCGAGCTTTACGACAAGTTTTTCCGCAATGCCTTCCCGCGCATGACCGAGCGGCTGGGGATCGTTTACACCCCGGTCGAGGTGGTGGATTTCATCATCCACTCGGTCAACGAGGTGCTGCAAAGCGAGTTTGGCCAGACGCTGGGTAGCAAAGGCGTCCATATCCTGGACCCGTTCACCGGCACTGGCACCTTCATCACCAGGCTGCTGCAATCCGGCCTCATCAAGCCGGAAGAGCTGGAGCACAAATACAAGCATGAGATTCACGCCAACGAGATCGTGCTGCTCGCTTACTACATCGCAGCGATCAATATTGAGGCAGTCTATCACTCGCAATCCGGGGGCGATTACGCCCCCTTTGAAGGCATTTGCCTGACTGACACATTCCAGATGGGCGAGCAGCAAGCAGACCTGCTTGCAGAGATATTCCCGGTCAACAGCGATCGACGCACCAGGCAAATGGAATTGCCTGTTAGAGTAATTGTTGGGAACCCGCCGTATTCGATTGGTCAGGGAAGCGCCAACGACAACGCGGGAAACGCTTCGTATCAAAAGCTAGATGACAAAATTGAAGCGACTTATGTTGCAAGGTCTAACGCCACCCTGTCTCGGGGACTGTATGATAGCTATGTTCGAGCAATCCGTTGGGCCAGCGACCGGATCGGAGACGCAGGCGTTGTTGGCTACATCTCCGGATCAGGTTTCGCGGAGAAGCCTGCGATGGATGGCCTCCGCAAGACTTTAGCAGAAGAGTTTCTCAGCATTCATGTGCTGAATCTGCGAGGTGACATTCGTAAGAACATGCTGAGCAAAGGCCGCGCTAAAGAAGGTCAGAATGTCTTTGGCAGCGGCAGCATGACGGGCAATGCAATCACAATCTTTGTCAAGAACCCGAGCGGGGCTGAATGCGGGCAAATCTATTATCATGACATTGGGGACGACTTAAGCACGGAAGAGAAGCTCAAGAGAATCGCCCGCTTCAGAAGCATCGAGGGAATAAGGCAAGCAAGGCAGTGGGAACAAATCACGCCTGATGAGCACGGTGATTGGCTCGGGCAGCGAGATCGGAGCTTTGATGCATTCATTCGGATCGGAGATAAGAAGGGGGGCGACCCTGCGATATTCGAGAACTTCTCTCTTGGTGTCGTGAGCAACCGAGATAGCTGGGCCTATAATTTCAGTCGCGATGCTCTTTCCGCAAACATGGGGGCCATGATTGGCTGCTATAATCGTGAGGTCGAGCGTTTCGACGCAGCGCACCCAAACCTTGACCGCAAATCGCGTGGTGATGCGACTGACGACTTTGTCGAAAACGACCCAACCAAAATAAGTTGGACGCGAGGTCTCAAGGGTGAATTGGCGAAGGGAAAGCTCTTTGCATTTGACGATGCTGCGCTGACGCTAAGCCTCTACCGACCATTTACATCGCAATGGCAATACTACGACCGTACTTTCAATGAGATGGTCCTGCAGATGCCTCGCATCTTTCCGTTACAAACGGTGGCGAAAAACCGGGTAATTCAAGCGGCTGGAATCGGTGCGCGCAGTGGGTTCTCAGCATTGATGAGCAATTCAATTCCAGCTCTGGATACAATCGAAAAAGGGCAGTGTTATCCCCGTTTCCTATACGATGAACAGGCGCAAGAATCCGAAGATGACCTGTTCGCCAATGGCGGGGAGGCTGGCCTTAAGCGCCGCGATGCCCTGACCGATGAGGGGGTGGCGCATTTCCAGGCGGCCTATCCGGGCGAGACGATCACCAAAGATGATCTGTTCTATTACGTCTATGGCTTGTTGCATTCGGAGGGGTATCGCAGCCGCTTTTCCGACAACCTCTCCAAGGAACTGCCCCGTATTCCAGCCGTGAAGAAGGCGGTAGACTTCTGGGCCTTCACTGAAGCAGGTAGGACGCTTGGCGATCTTCATTGCGACTACGAGACGGCTGAGCCTTTCCCGGTCACTTTCGCGCAGGGCGCGCTGGAGCTGGCGCACATTCCCGATCCGAAGAAGTTTTTCCGCGTCGAGAAAATGAAGTTCCACAAGGTTCGCAACAAGGATGGCAAGCTGGAGCCGGACAAGACGACCGTCATCTACAACAGCAACATCACCATCACCGGCATCCCGCTTGAAGCCTACGACTACGTCGTCAACGGCAAGGCCGCGCTCGACTGGGTCATGGAGCGTCAGTGCGTGAAGACCGATGCGAAGAGCGGCATCGTAAATGACGCCAACCGCTACGCCATCGAGACAGTCGGTGACCCCGCCTACCCGCTCAAACTCTTCCAGCGCGTCATCACGGTCAGCCTGGAAACGATGAAGATCGTCCGCAACCTGCCTAAGCTGGAGATCGATTGA